Proteins encoded within one genomic window of Amorphoplanes friuliensis DSM 7358:
- a CDS encoding FAD-dependent oxidoreductase — MSDLDLDAGVLVIGGGLAGTWTALSAATAGASVVLVDKGYCGTSGVTATAGVSHWLVPPEDRAAAIAERREIAGGLAEDTWMARVLEETWDRLHTLDLPFPQARDGRRPYRTIRGPEYLRAMRRLVKRAGVRILDHHPALELLADADGRIRGAAGIRRQAGSGRWRIRAGAVVLATGGCAFRSRLLGAHGNTGDGLLMAAEAGAELSGMELSSYYTPAPAFSSVTRSMSYLFGTYIDGAGREIDLPAGPSRTEALARALLEGPVRVRFDRMPPAIRNRMRLVQPNLMIPFDRRGIDPYTDFFEVTLRGEGTVRGVGGLRITSGACTTTVPGLWVAGDAAAREPIAGAISGGGAQNSAWAVSTGTWAGAAAAAGAVPVTDRRLRPLGRTGMRPSTSTSALDAREVALAVKDEMNPYDKNLFRTGTGLRTSLAVLDRLWSASADGLRGDDPVAAREAAALVAAGRWAYTSALHRPETRGLHRRTDRPWTDPALTARLHTGGLDRIWHRFVPVPVSAEVPA; from the coding sequence ATGAGCGACCTGGACCTCGACGCGGGCGTCCTGGTGATCGGCGGCGGACTGGCCGGCACCTGGACGGCCCTGTCCGCGGCCACCGCCGGCGCTTCGGTGGTGCTGGTCGACAAGGGCTACTGCGGGACGAGCGGGGTCACCGCAACCGCAGGCGTCTCGCACTGGCTCGTCCCGCCCGAGGACCGGGCCGCGGCGATCGCCGAACGCCGGGAGATCGCGGGCGGCCTGGCCGAGGACACCTGGATGGCCCGTGTCCTCGAGGAAACCTGGGACCGCCTGCACACGCTGGACCTGCCGTTCCCGCAGGCCCGCGACGGCCGGCGCCCGTACCGGACCATCCGCGGGCCGGAATACCTGCGAGCGATGCGCCGCCTGGTGAAACGCGCCGGTGTCCGCATCCTCGACCACCATCCGGCCCTCGAACTCCTCGCCGACGCCGACGGCCGCATCCGGGGCGCGGCCGGGATCCGGCGCCAGGCCGGCAGCGGCCGCTGGCGGATCCGCGCCGGTGCGGTCGTCCTCGCCACGGGCGGCTGCGCGTTCCGCTCCCGGCTGCTCGGCGCCCACGGCAACACCGGTGACGGCCTGCTGATGGCCGCCGAGGCCGGCGCTGAGCTGTCAGGCATGGAGCTGTCGAGCTACTACACGCCCGCGCCCGCGTTCTCGTCGGTCACGAGGTCGATGTCGTACCTGTTCGGAACCTACATCGACGGGGCCGGTCGCGAGATCGACCTGCCCGCCGGGCCGTCCCGGACCGAGGCGCTCGCCCGTGCACTGCTGGAGGGGCCGGTGCGGGTGCGCTTCGATCGCATGCCTCCGGCGATCCGGAACCGGATGCGGCTCGTCCAGCCGAACCTGATGATCCCGTTCGACCGCCGCGGCATCGACCCGTACACGGACTTCTTCGAGGTCACCCTCCGCGGCGAAGGAACCGTCCGCGGTGTCGGCGGCCTCCGGATCACCTCCGGCGCCTGCACGACAACCGTGCCCGGCCTGTGGGTGGCCGGCGACGCGGCCGCCCGCGAACCGATCGCCGGCGCGATCTCCGGCGGCGGCGCCCAGAACTCCGCGTGGGCCGTATCCACCGGCACGTGGGCCGGTGCGGCGGCCGCGGCGGGCGCCGTCCCCGTGACGGACCGGCGGCTACGACCGCTGGGACGCACCGGGATGCGGCCGAGCACGTCCACGAGCGCCCTCGACGCGCGAGAGGTGGCACTCGCCGTGAAGGACGAGATGAACCCCTACGACAAGAACCTCTTCCGTACGGGCACCGGCCTGCGTACGTCCCTGGCCGTCCTCGACCGCCTATGGTCAGCCTCCGCCGACGGCCTCCGCGGTGACGACCCGGTGGCCGCCCGCGAAGCCGCGGCGCTGGTCGCGGCCGGGCGCTGGGCGTACACGTCGGCACTGCACCGGCCGGAGACCCGCGGCCTGCACCGGCGTACCGACCGGCCCTGGACCGACCCCGCCCTGACCGCCCGCCTCCACACCGGCGGCCTCGACCGCATCTGGCACCGGTTCGTCCCGGTCCCGGTCTCGGCGGAGGTGCCTGCATGA
- a CDS encoding LLM class flavin-dependent oxidoreductase, giving the protein MPVPLSILDLAPILSGGTAGDALRRTLDLARNAEQFGYSRYWVAEHHFTPGVASSQPALLLGQIAAVTDRIRLGSGAVQTGHQTALSIVEQFGLLDALYPGRFDLGLGRSGQRRQEALKELSSPPPPAEEHVVDGLLIPKPFSFAPLLASERSALLTSLLQQPGAEPPDFPAVLDTIEALLAGTIAEARAVPGEGADLELWILGSSGGQSARVAGERGLPFAANYHVAPAHVLEAVTAYREAFRPSAQLAEPHVMVSADVVVAPDDATARRLAEPHGLWVRSIRTGAGAIPFPTPDEAAAHVWTDADRDLVADRVATQFAGTPADVAERLRTLQRVTGADELLVTTVTYDHADRVHSYELLAKEWLG; this is encoded by the coding sequence ATGCCCGTACCCCTGTCGATCCTCGATCTCGCCCCGATCCTGTCCGGTGGCACCGCCGGTGACGCCCTGCGCCGCACGCTCGACCTCGCGCGGAACGCCGAGCAGTTCGGATACTCTCGCTACTGGGTCGCCGAGCACCACTTCACCCCCGGCGTCGCCAGCTCCCAGCCCGCGCTGCTGCTCGGCCAGATCGCCGCGGTCACGGACCGCATCCGGCTCGGCTCCGGCGCCGTGCAGACCGGTCACCAGACCGCACTGTCCATCGTGGAGCAGTTCGGCCTGCTCGACGCGCTGTACCCCGGCCGCTTCGACCTCGGGCTCGGGCGGTCCGGTCAGCGCCGTCAGGAGGCGCTGAAGGAACTGAGCAGCCCGCCGCCACCCGCCGAGGAACACGTCGTCGACGGCCTGCTCATCCCGAAACCGTTCTCGTTCGCGCCGCTGCTGGCCTCCGAACGCTCGGCGCTCCTCACCAGCCTGCTCCAGCAGCCCGGTGCCGAACCCCCGGACTTCCCCGCCGTGCTCGACACGATCGAGGCGCTGCTTGCCGGCACGATCGCCGAGGCACGGGCCGTCCCCGGGGAAGGTGCCGACCTCGAGCTGTGGATCCTCGGCAGCAGCGGAGGCCAGAGCGCCCGGGTCGCCGGTGAACGCGGCCTGCCGTTCGCGGCCAACTACCACGTCGCACCCGCGCACGTGCTCGAGGCCGTCACGGCGTACAGGGAAGCTTTCCGGCCCTCGGCGCAGCTGGCCGAGCCGCACGTCATGGTCTCCGCCGACGTGGTGGTCGCCCCCGACGACGCGACAGCCCGGCGCCTCGCCGAACCCCACGGGCTGTGGGTGCGCAGCATCCGCACCGGCGCGGGGGCGATCCCGTTCCCGACACCGGACGAGGCAGCGGCCCACGTCTGGACCGACGCCGACCGCGACCTGGTGGCCGACCGGGTGGCGACGCAGTTCGCCGGCACACCCGCGGACGTGGCCGAGCGGCTGCGGACCCTCCAGCGGGTGACGGGGGCCGACGAACTGCTCGTCACCACGGTCACCTACGACCACGCGGACCGGGTGCACTCGTACGAGCTCCTCGCCAAGGAATGGCTCGGCTGA
- a CDS encoding LLM class flavin-dependent oxidoreductase → MKFLLITLITHLDPTRSTRQRFREVVDNAVLGEELGFDGYGVGERHERPFISSSPPVVLSHIAARTSKIRLFTAVTTLSLLDPVRAFEDYATLDNLSDGRLELIIGKGNGAAQAELFHVTAEDQWDRNRESYELFRQLWRSPRVTWEGRFRPALRDAETWPRPLQQPIRVWHGSATSRASVDLAAQYGDPLFSANVTNPIEPYAELIRYYRSRWAHYGHDPAKALVGAGSAGYYAAPTSQEAVETYRPIFDARLEAFTRLGLTPVFPTLEDAIDRGSILVGSPQQIIDKIHRYHAEFGHEVMHLHADADGLTDKQHRATLELFQSDIAPELRRTIPSRPLGGE, encoded by the coding sequence ATGAAGTTCCTCCTGATCACGCTGATCACCCATCTCGACCCGACCAGGTCCACCCGGCAGCGGTTCCGCGAGGTCGTCGACAACGCCGTGCTGGGCGAGGAGCTCGGCTTCGACGGGTACGGCGTGGGGGAGCGCCACGAGCGCCCGTTCATCTCGTCGTCGCCACCCGTGGTGCTGAGCCACATCGCCGCCCGCACCTCGAAGATCCGGCTGTTCACGGCGGTCACCACGCTCAGCCTGCTCGACCCGGTCCGCGCGTTCGAGGACTACGCGACGCTCGACAATCTCTCCGACGGCCGCCTGGAACTGATCATCGGCAAGGGCAACGGCGCCGCGCAGGCCGAGCTCTTCCACGTCACCGCCGAGGACCAGTGGGACCGCAACCGCGAGTCGTACGAGCTGTTCCGGCAGCTGTGGCGCTCACCTCGCGTCACGTGGGAGGGGCGCTTCCGGCCGGCGCTCCGGGACGCCGAGACCTGGCCACGCCCGCTGCAGCAGCCGATCCGTGTCTGGCACGGCAGCGCCACCAGCCGCGCCTCGGTCGACCTCGCCGCGCAGTACGGCGACCCGCTCTTCTCGGCCAACGTCACCAACCCCATCGAGCCGTACGCCGAACTGATCCGCTACTACCGCTCACGGTGGGCGCACTACGGCCACGACCCGGCCAAGGCCCTCGTCGGTGCCGGATCGGCCGGCTACTACGCGGCGCCGACCTCGCAGGAGGCCGTCGAGACGTACCGGCCGATCTTCGACGCCCGGCTGGAGGCGTTCACCCGGCTCGGTCTGACACCGGTCTTCCCGACCCTCGAGGACGCCATCGACCGCGGCTCGATCCTGGTCGGCAGCCCACAGCAGATCATCGACAAGATCCACCGTTACCACGCCGAGTTCGGCCACGAGGTCATGCACCTGCACGCCGACGCCGACGGGCTCACCGACAAACAGCACCGCGCCACCCTCGAACTGTTCCAGAGCGACATCGCCCCCGAGCTGCGCCGGACCATCCCCAGCCGTCCGCTGGGAGGGGAGTAG
- a CDS encoding NtaA/DmoA family FMN-dependent monooxygenase (This protein belongs to a clade of FMN-dependent monooxygenases, within a broader family of flavin-dependent oxidoreductases, the luciferase-like monooxygenase (LMM) family, some of whose members use coenzyme F420 rather than FMN.) codes for MAKQIILAAHFPGVNNTTVWSDPAAGSQIAFDSFVRLAQTAERGKFDFFFLAEGLRLREQRGLIHDLDVVGRPDTLTVLAGLAAVTTHLGLAGTLNATFHEAYELARQLATLDHLSGGRAAWNVVTSSGPFFGENFRRGGFLDHSQRYERAGEFIDTARELWDSWADYAPDRDSGVFADTGTFAHTGPQFTIEGRFGVPRSPQGHPVILQAGDSDSGRELAAAKADAIFSRHHQLEDGREFYRDVHARLARHGRDPNSLKIIPGVSFVLGETEADAQERAHHIRRQQVSPQTAILLLEQVWNRDLSSYDPDGPLPAEDPSGADETIIQGRAGQYPDRLATANEWRERAEQKNLSIRDLIIEVTGRQSFIGTPARVAEELNTYVQTDACDGFILVPHLTPGGLDDFVDTVVPLLQERGVFRTEYKTTTLRGHLGLA; via the coding sequence TTGGCTAAGCAGATCATTCTCGCCGCGCACTTCCCCGGCGTGAACAACACGACCGTCTGGAGCGACCCTGCGGCCGGCAGCCAGATCGCCTTCGACTCCTTCGTCCGCCTCGCGCAGACCGCCGAACGCGGCAAGTTCGACTTCTTCTTCCTGGCCGAGGGGCTGCGCCTGCGTGAGCAGCGGGGCCTGATCCACGACCTGGACGTCGTCGGGCGCCCCGACACGCTGACCGTGCTCGCCGGGCTCGCCGCCGTCACCACCCACCTAGGCCTGGCCGGCACGCTCAACGCCACCTTCCACGAGGCCTACGAGCTGGCCCGGCAACTCGCCACGCTGGACCACCTCTCCGGCGGGCGGGCCGCCTGGAACGTCGTCACGTCGTCCGGCCCGTTCTTCGGGGAGAACTTCCGCCGCGGTGGCTTCCTCGACCACTCCCAGCGCTACGAGCGGGCCGGCGAGTTCATCGACACGGCGCGCGAGCTGTGGGACTCGTGGGCCGACTACGCGCCCGACCGCGACAGCGGCGTCTTCGCCGACACCGGCACGTTTGCCCACACCGGCCCGCAGTTCACCATCGAGGGCCGCTTCGGGGTGCCCCGCAGCCCGCAGGGTCACCCGGTGATCCTGCAGGCCGGCGACTCCGACAGCGGCCGGGAGCTGGCCGCCGCCAAGGCCGACGCGATCTTCTCCCGGCATCACCAGCTCGAGGACGGCCGCGAGTTCTACCGCGACGTCCACGCCCGGCTGGCCCGGCACGGCCGCGACCCGAACAGCCTGAAGATCATCCCCGGGGTGTCGTTCGTGCTCGGCGAGACCGAGGCCGACGCCCAGGAACGCGCCCACCACATCCGCCGCCAGCAGGTCAGCCCGCAGACGGCGATCCTGCTGCTCGAACAGGTCTGGAACCGCGACCTCTCGTCCTACGACCCCGACGGCCCGCTGCCCGCCGAGGACCCCTCCGGCGCCGACGAGACGATCATCCAGGGCCGCGCCGGCCAGTACCCCGACCGGCTGGCCACCGCGAACGAGTGGCGCGAGCGCGCCGAGCAGAAGAACCTCAGCATCCGCGACCTGATCATCGAGGTCACCGGGCGGCAGTCCTTCATCGGTACGCCCGCCCGCGTCGCCGAGGAGCTGAATACGTACGTCCAGACGGATGCGTGCGACGGCTTCATCCTCGTCCCGCACCTGACCCCGGGCGGCCTCGACGACTTCGTCGACACCGTCGTGCCGCTGCTGCAGGAACGCGGCGTCTTCCGGACCGAGTACAAGACCACCACCCTGCGCGGACACCTGGGGCTGGCATGA
- a CDS encoding LLM class flavin-dependent oxidoreductase produces the protein MTDLHLAVALDGLGWHPAAWRTSPVDATAVFTPGYWTQLAREADAGLLDFVTFEDTFGPPGVPGGVTGRLDAVLVASRVAPVTRHVGLVPVATTTHTEPFHLSTAIATLDYLSSGRAGWQARVSGAPAEAALLGRREIGVGEEQLWDLFDEAADAVEVVRRLWDSWQDDAVIKDVATGRFIDRDRLHYIDFAGKWFSVKGPSIVPRPPQGQPVIAALAHAGPVYEFAARSADIVFVTPSSPADAAGLVAQVRAAPRDGDPLKIYADLVVFLDEHGSAALARRARLDDLAGSPVTSDALIFAGTPEELADLLLTWRDAGLDGFRLRPAALPYDLEAITRLLVPTLQDRGVFRTAPDAGTLRDRLGLPHAANRYEGARLG, from the coding sequence ATGACCGACCTGCACCTTGCTGTCGCCCTGGACGGGCTCGGCTGGCATCCCGCCGCCTGGCGGACCTCGCCGGTGGACGCCACCGCCGTCTTCACACCGGGCTACTGGACGCAGCTGGCCCGGGAGGCCGACGCGGGCCTGCTCGACTTCGTCACCTTCGAGGACACGTTCGGGCCGCCCGGTGTGCCCGGCGGCGTGACCGGACGGCTCGATGCCGTGCTGGTCGCGTCGCGGGTCGCGCCGGTGACGCGGCACGTCGGGCTCGTTCCGGTGGCCACCACCACGCACACCGAACCGTTCCACCTCTCCACCGCGATCGCGACGCTCGACTACCTGAGCAGCGGCCGGGCCGGTTGGCAGGCCCGGGTCTCCGGTGCGCCCGCCGAGGCGGCCCTGCTCGGCCGGCGGGAGATCGGCGTCGGCGAGGAGCAGCTGTGGGACCTCTTCGACGAGGCCGCCGACGCTGTCGAGGTCGTGCGGCGGCTCTGGGACAGCTGGCAGGACGACGCGGTCATCAAGGACGTCGCCACCGGCCGGTTCATCGACCGCGACCGGCTGCACTACATCGACTTCGCCGGGAAGTGGTTCAGCGTCAAGGGACCGTCGATCGTGCCGCGTCCGCCGCAGGGTCAGCCGGTGATCGCCGCGCTGGCCCACGCCGGCCCGGTCTACGAGTTCGCCGCCCGCTCGGCGGACATCGTCTTCGTGACACCGTCCTCGCCGGCGGACGCCGCCGGCCTCGTCGCCCAGGTGCGTGCCGCCCCGCGCGACGGTGACCCCCTGAAGATCTACGCCGACCTCGTCGTTTTCCTCGACGAGCACGGCAGCGCGGCGCTCGCGCGCCGCGCGCGCCTCGACGACCTGGCCGGCTCCCCGGTCACCTCCGACGCTTTGATCTTCGCCGGTACGCCCGAAGAACTCGCCGACCTGCTCCTCACCTGGCGCGACGCCGGACTGGACGGCTTCCGTCTGCGCCCCGCCGCACTGCCGTACGACCTGGAGGCGATCACCCGCCTGCTCGTGCCGACGCTGCAGGACCGTGGCGTCTTCCGTACCGCACCCGACGCCGGCACCCTGCGCGACCGCCTCGGCCTGCCGCACGCCGCCAACCGCTACGAAGGGGCCCGCCTTGGCTAA
- a CDS encoding dipeptide ABC transporter ATP-binding protein, with protein sequence MNPLVRVEDLHVTFDTGRRRIEAVRGISFTVERGECLAIVGESGSGKSVTARTLVGLAGPGAEVRAAALELDGHDARGFTERDWRKVRGGFAGLVLQDALVSLDPLRRVGDEIGEVLRVHRGSKKVEQLLTEVHVPEPARRARQYPHQLSGGLRQRALIASAVAGEPPLLIADEPTTALDVTVQAQILALLAERKAAGETLLLISHDLAVVSQVADRVIVLKDGRVRESGTTSLLLSGPRDPYTKKLLAAIPSAASRGRRLAGPGEVPVVRPEGGVVAEATALRKAYGRITVVDDVSLTIGRGEIVGLVGESGSGKTTVAQLLFGLVAPTSGSVTFEGAPWSGVAEGRRRPVRRKLQFISQDPLSSFDPRWTVARIVGEALPRGADVTPLLDRVGLAADVQDRYPRQLSGGQRQRVAIARALAPRPSLIICDEPVSALDVSVQAQVLDLLADIRATDGTALLFISHDLGVVHHLADRVLVMHDGKVVEQGPVESVFARPGHEYTRALLAAVPTLEVSA encoded by the coding sequence ATGAACCCCCTGGTACGCGTCGAAGACCTGCACGTCACCTTCGACACCGGCCGCCGGCGCATCGAGGCCGTCCGGGGCATCAGCTTCACCGTGGAACGCGGCGAGTGCCTCGCGATCGTCGGGGAGTCCGGGTCGGGGAAGAGCGTCACCGCCCGTACCCTCGTCGGTCTGGCCGGACCCGGCGCCGAGGTCCGCGCCGCCGCGCTGGAGCTCGACGGTCACGACGCCCGCGGTTTCACCGAACGGGACTGGCGCAAGGTCCGCGGCGGCTTCGCGGGCCTGGTGCTGCAGGACGCCCTCGTGTCGCTCGACCCGCTGAGGCGCGTCGGCGACGAGATCGGCGAGGTGCTGCGGGTGCACCGGGGCAGCAAGAAGGTCGAGCAGCTGCTGACCGAGGTGCACGTGCCCGAGCCCGCGCGCCGCGCCCGGCAGTATCCGCATCAGCTCTCGGGCGGCCTGCGGCAGCGTGCACTCATCGCCTCGGCCGTCGCGGGTGAGCCGCCGCTGCTCATCGCCGACGAACCCACCACCGCGCTCGACGTCACCGTGCAGGCGCAGATCCTCGCGCTGCTGGCCGAGCGGAAGGCCGCGGGGGAGACGCTGCTGCTGATCAGTCACGACCTCGCGGTGGTCTCCCAGGTCGCCGACCGGGTGATCGTGCTGAAGGACGGCAGGGTGCGAGAGTCAGGGACGACGTCGCTGCTGTTGTCCGGCCCGCGGGACCCGTACACGAAGAAGCTGCTGGCGGCGATCCCGTCGGCGGCCTCCCGCGGACGCCGGCTGGCCGGACCGGGGGAGGTTCCGGTTGTCCGGCCGGAGGGCGGTGTGGTGGCCGAGGCGACCGCGCTGCGCAAGGCTTACGGCCGCATCACCGTGGTCGACGACGTCAGCCTGACCATCGGCCGCGGTGAGATCGTCGGTCTTGTCGGCGAGTCCGGATCCGGCAAGACCACCGTGGCCCAGCTGCTGTTCGGCCTGGTCGCACCCACCTCGGGCAGTGTCACCTTCGAGGGTGCGCCGTGGTCGGGTGTGGCCGAGGGTCGGCGTCGGCCGGTGCGCCGCAAACTGCAATTCATCTCGCAGGACCCGCTGTCGTCCTTCGATCCGCGGTGGACGGTCGCCCGGATCGTCGGTGAGGCGCTGCCGCGCGGTGCCGATGTCACCCCACTGCTGGACCGTGTCGGGCTCGCCGCGGACGTGCAGGACCGGTATCCGCGGCAGCTCTCCGGCGGTCAGCGGCAGCGGGTCGCCATCGCCCGGGCCCTGGCGCCGCGGCCGAGCCTGATCATCTGCGACGAGCCCGTCTCCGCGCTCGACGTCTCGGTGCAGGCGCAGGTGCTCGACCTGCTCGCCGACATCCGCGCCACCGACGGCACGGCTCTGCTCTTCATCTCGCACGACCTCGGCGTCGTGCATCACCTCGCCGACCGGGTGCTGGTCATGCACGACGGCAAGGTCGTCGAGCAGGGCCCGGTCGAGTCGGTCTTCGCCCGCCCCGGCCATGAATACACGCGCGCGCTGCTCGCCGCGGTGCCCACCCTGGAGGTCTCCGCATGA
- a CDS encoding ABC transporter permease, with translation MTIATERPLAGRLSISLRRPRPGVAVATGFLGLILVAVLWPGLLAGDPLAADPFHVLQAPSATHWFGTDQLGRDVFDRVVHGARHSLAIGALATLIAVTAGILLGVLAGLSHRYADEALSRSFDALSAFPLLLLALLFIAVAGPGTVSLVVAIGIATLPHYARVVRAQTFVVRQAGYVTQAVAYGDSRTRLVLRHVLPNVLGPIPVLAMIGLGEAVLAAAGLSFLGLGPQPPSPEWGAMLSEGRGYLRIAWWASVLPGLVVTATVIALTVTGRHLQRRFEGRDR, from the coding sequence ATGACCATCGCCACCGAACGGCCCCTCGCCGGGCGCCTCAGCATCAGCCTGCGCCGGCCGCGTCCCGGCGTGGCGGTTGCCACGGGCTTTTTGGGCCTCATCCTCGTCGCCGTGCTGTGGCCGGGCCTGCTCGCCGGTGATCCACTCGCCGCCGACCCGTTCCACGTCCTGCAGGCGCCCTCGGCCACCCACTGGTTCGGCACCGATCAGCTCGGCCGGGACGTCTTCGACCGGGTCGTGCATGGCGCCCGGCACTCCCTGGCCATCGGCGCGCTGGCCACCCTGATCGCCGTCACCGCCGGGATCCTGCTCGGCGTCCTCGCCGGCCTCTCCCACCGGTACGCGGACGAGGCGCTCAGCCGTTCCTTCGACGCCCTCTCGGCGTTCCCGCTGCTGCTCCTGGCCCTGCTGTTCATCGCTGTCGCCGGGCCGGGCACGGTCAGCCTGGTCGTAGCCATCGGCATCGCCACGCTGCCGCACTACGCGAGAGTCGTGCGGGCGCAGACCTTCGTCGTGCGGCAGGCGGGCTACGTCACCCAGGCCGTGGCGTACGGCGACTCGCGGACCCGGCTGGTGCTGCGGCACGTCCTGCCCAACGTCCTCGGGCCGATCCCGGTGCTGGCGATGATCGGTCTCGGTGAGGCCGTGCTCGCCGCCGCGGGGCTCAGCTTCCTCGGACTGGGACCACAACCGCCGTCACCGGAGTGGGGAGCGATGCTCTCCGAGGGCCGCGGCTACCTGCGGATCGCCTGGTGGGCGTCGGTGCTGCCGGGCCTGGTCGTGACCGCCACGGTCATCGCCCTGACCGTCACCGGCCGGCACCTGCAGCGCCGCTTCGAGGGGCGGGACCGATGA